A single Vigna radiata var. radiata cultivar VC1973A chromosome 8, Vradiata_ver6, whole genome shotgun sequence DNA region contains:
- the LOC106769599 gene encoding benzyl alcohol O-benzoyltransferase — MDTSLVFTVQRREPELIAPAKATPREVKLLSDIDDQDGLRFQIPVIQFYRYDPALAGRDPVGVIREALAKTLVFYYPFAGRLREGAGRKLMVDCTGEGVLFIEADADVTLAQFGHALQPPFPCWENLLYDVPFSQGVLHTPLLLIQVTRLKCGGFIFALRLNHTMSDAAGLVQFMNAVGEIARGRQEPSVPPVWRRELLNARDPPRVTCIHREYDVVPDTKGTIIPVDDMAHRSFFFGRSELSAIRRLLPPHQSQCSSFDVLTACLWRCRTLALQPDSDEEVRIICIVNARSKFNPPLPEGYYGNVFAFSVAVTTAGKLCENPLGYALELVRKAKADVSEEYMHSLADLMVTRGRPHFTVVRSYLVSDVRRAGFEDIDFGWGKAVYGGPAKGGVGAIPGVASFYIPFRNDKGEEGLVMPVCLPSEAMQRFEKELDSVLNNSLPPTINTISSSNSRQLLLSSL, encoded by the exons ATGGACACATCTCTGGTGTTTACGGTGCAGAGACGGGAGCCAGAGCTGATAGCTCCGGCGAAGGCCACTCCTCGAGAAGTGAAGCTACTCTCAGACATAGATGACCAAGACGGGTTAAGGTTTCAGATTCCAGTGATACAGTTCTATCGATATGATCCAGCGCTGGCAGGGAGAGACCCTGTTGGGGTTATCAGAGAGGCTTTGGCCAAAACGCTTGTGTTTTACTATCCCTTTGCAGGTAGGCTGAGGGAAGGAGCCGGTCGGAAACTCATGGTGGACTGCACAGGGGAAGGTGTTTTGTTCATTGAAGCTGATGCAGATGTCACACTTGCTCAATTTGGCCACGCTCTTCAACCTCCTTTCCCCTGCTGGGAGAATCTTCTTTACGATGTTCCTTTCTCCCAAGGAGTTCTTCACACTCCCCTTCTCCTCATCCAG GTAACGCGCCTGAAGTGCGGGGGTTTCATATTCGCGCTCCGTCTGAACCACACCATGAGTGACGCAGCGGGTCTGGTCCAGTTCATGAACGCGGTGGGAGAGATAGCTCGCGGGAGGCAGGAGCCATCGGTCCCACCTGTGTGGCGCAGAGAACTTCTGAACGCGCGGGACCCACCGCGAGTGACGTGCATCCACCGCGAGTATGACGTCGTCCCCGACACGAAAGGCACGATCATCCCCGTGGACGACATGGCCCACCGCTCCTTCTTCTTCGGCCGCAGCGAACTTTCGGCCATCCGGCGCCTCCTGCCCCCTCACCAGAGCCAGTGCTCCAGCTTCGATGTCCTGACCGCGTGCCTATGGAGGTGCCGCACCCTGGCCCTGCAACCCGACAGCGACGAGGAGGTCCGCATTATATGCATCGTGAACGCTCGCTCGAAATTCAACCCTCCTCTGCCAGAAGGTTACTATGGCAACGTTTTTGCTTTCTCCGTGGCGGTTACGACTGCGGGAAAGTTATGCGAGAATCCGTTGGGGTATGCTTTGGAGTTGGTGAGGAAAGCGAAGGCGGATGTGAGCGAGGAGTACATGCATTCGTTGGCAGATCTGATGGTTACTCGAGGACGGCCTCACTTCACGGTGGTGAGGTCGTATCTGGTGTCGGATGTGAGACGAGCGGGGTTCGAAGACATTGATTTCGGGTGGGGTAAAGCTGTGTATGGAGGACCGGCGAAGGGCGGTGTTGGAGCCATTCCTGGTGTGGCGAGCTTTTACATACCCTTCAGAAATGATAAGGGAGAAGAAGGTTTGGTTATGCCAGTTTGCTTACCCTCTGAAGCCATGCAAAGGTTTGAGAAGGAGTTGGACTCTGTGCTCAACAATAGCCTTCCACCAACTATCAATACTATTTCATCTTCAAATTCCAGGCAGCTCCTTCTTTCTTCCTTGTAG
- the LOC106771994 gene encoding DNA-binding protein SMUBP-2 — protein sequence MEIALTCFFCGRVPPTLKLGPAATATPTLTHHFPCNNASTHLLSSFPPSLRLYRLIPNATNSTQPKVSTNSKTRRRRRRSSETQLVVEDAAAVHHNGDPIGKKDLGKSVMRWIRDSMRAMSSDLAAAEMLGEMELWERMGPGLPFIMQAQPYLNAVPMPIGLEGVCLKACTHYPTLFDHFQRELRAVLQDLQNDNSIQDWRDTKSWKLLKELANSAQHRAVVRKIAQPKSVQGVLGMDLGKVKAIQHRIDEFTNRMSELLSVERDAELEFTQEELDAVPKPDDVSDSSKPLDFLVSHSQPQQEHCDTICNLNAISTSTGLGGMHLVLFKVEGNHRLPPTALSPGDMVCVRTYDSRGAITTSCIQGFVNSFGDDGYSITVALESRHGDPTFSKLFGKNVRIDRIQGLADTLTYERNCEALMLLQKNGLRKKNPSISVVATLFGDGEDVAWLEKNDFADWAEEKSDRILGSDSFDDSQRRAIALGLNKKRPVLVIQGPPGTGKTGLLKHLIVCAVQQGERVLVTAPTNAAVDNMVEKLSNVRLNVVRVGNPARISKTVASKSLEEIVNAKLASFREEYERKKSDLRKDLRHCLRDDSLAAGIRQLLKQLGRSLKKKEKQIVNEVLSSAQVVLATNTGAADPLIRRLDTFDLVVIDEAGQAIEPSCWIPILQGKRCVLAGDQCQLAPVILSRKALEGGLRISLLERAATLHEGILTTRLTTQYRMNDAISSWASKEMYGGLLKSSETVSSHLLVDSPFVKPTWITQCPLLLLDTRMPYGSLSVGCEEHLDPAGTGSLYNEGEAEIVLQHVFSLIYSGVSPAAIAVQSPYVAQVQLLRDRLDEFPEAAGTEVATIDSFQGREADAVILSMVRSNTLGAVGFLGDSRRINVAITRARKHVALVCDSSTICHNTFLARLLRHIRHFGRVKHAEPGSFGGYGLGMNPILPSIN from the exons ATGGAGATTGCGCTCACTTGCTTCTTCTGTGGCAGAGTCCCACCCACGCTCAAATTGGGGCCTGCTGCAACTGCAACTCCAACTCTAACTCACCACTTCCCTTGTAACAATGCCTCCACCCACCTGCTTTCTTCCTTCCCCCCTTCGCTTCGACTCTATCGCCTGATTCCGAACGCTACTAACAGCACCCAACCCAAGGTTTCCACCAACTCTAAAAccagaagaaggagaagaagaagtagCGAGACTCAGCTGGTGGTGGAGGATGCTGCTGCTGTCCATCACAACGGAGACCCAATTGGGAAGAAGGATCTCGGGAAGAGTGTTATGAGATGGATTCGCGACAGCATGAGGGCCATGTCGTCTGATTTAGCTGCGGCGGAGATGCTGGGAGAGATGGAGTTGTGGGAGCGCATGGGACCGGGTCTCCCTTTTATTATGCAGGCACAGCCCTATCTAAATGCGGTTCCTATGCCCATTGGCCTTGAAGGTGTTTGCTTGAAGGCCTGCACGCACTACCCCACTCTGTTCGACCATTTTCAGAGGGAGCTTCGCGCTGTTCTCCAAGACCTGCAGAACGACAACTCCATTCAGGACTGGCGGGACACCAAGTCTTGGAAACTGCTTAAGGAGCTCGCCAATTCAG CTCAGCATAGGGCAGTTGTGAGAAAGATAGCACAACCCAAGAGTGTCCAAGGCGTTTTAGGAATGGACTTGGGAAAGGTCAAAGCAATACAGCACAGGATTGATGAATTCACCAATCGCATGTCAGAATTACTCAGTGTCGAAAGGGATGCTGAATTGGAGTTTACGCAGGAGGAATTGGATGCCGTTCCTAAACCAGATGATGTTTCTGATTCTTCAAAACCTCTTGATTTCTTGGTTAGTCATAGCCAACCTCAACAAGAACACTGCGACACCATTTGTAATTTAAATGCCATCAGTACCTCTACAG GACTGGGGGGAATGCATCTGGTTTTATTCAAGGTTGAAGGGAACCACCGGTTACCACCCACTGCTCTTTCACCCGGAGACATGGTTTGTGTAAGAACATACGACAGCAGGGGTGCAATTACAACTTCTTGCATACAAGGGTTTGTGAACAGTTTTGGAGATGATGGCTATAGTATTACAGTTGCTTTAGAGTCACGCCATGGTGACCCTACGTTCTCTAAACTTTTTGGGAAGAATGTGCGCATTGACCGTATTCAAGGACTGGCTGATACACTTACCTATGAG CGGAACTGTGAAGCTCTAATGCTGCTTCAGAAGAATGGTTTGCGTAAGAAGAATCCTTCAATTTCTGTTGTTGCTACTCTGTTTGGAGATGGGGAAGATGTTGCATGGCTAGAGAAGAATGATTTTGCTGACTGGGCAGAAGAAAAATCTGATAGAATTTTAGGAAGTGACAGCTTTGATGATTCTCAACGGAGAGCAATTGCACTGGGTTTGAATAAAAAGAGGCCTGTGTTGGTTATCCAAGGCCCTCCCGGTACAGGCAAGACTGGTTTGCTCAAGCATCTTATAGTATGTGCTGTTCAGCAAGGTGAACGGGTTCTTGTTACAGCACCTACTAATGCAGCTGTAGATAACATGGTTGAAAAACTTTCTAATGTCAGATTAAATGTTGTGCGGGTTGGAAATCCAGCCCGGATATCAAAAACAGTGGCATCGAAGTCTTTGGAAGAAATTGTAAATGCTAAGCTTGCAAGTTTTCGCGAAGAATATGAGAGAAAGAAGTCAGATTTAAGAAAAGATCTAAGACATTGTTTAAGGGATGATTCACTAGCTGCGGGCATACGGCAACTTCTGAAGCAGCTGGGAAGGTCactgaagaaaaaggaaaagcagATAGTTAATGAAGTTCTATCCAGTGCTCAGGTTGTGCTTGCCACTAATACTGGAGCAGCTGACCCTTTGATCCGAAGACTAGATACTTTTGACTTGGTCGTCATAGATGAAGCTGGACAGGCAATTGAACCCTCTTGCTGGATTCCTATATTGCAAGGTAAGCGGTGTGTTCTTGCTGGTGATCAATGCCAACTTGCTCCTGTCATACTATCTAGAAAGGCCTTGGAAGGTGGTCTAAGAATATCTCTATTGGAAAGAGCTGCAACTTTACATGAAGGGATTCTCACCACTAGGTTAACTACACAATACCGAATGAATGATGCTATTTCTAGTTGGGCTTCGAAGGAGATGTACGGAGGATTGTTGAAGTCCTCTGAGACTGTATCTTCTCATCTTCTTGTAGACTCTCCTTTCGTCAAG CCTACCTGGATAACACAATGCCCACTACTATTGTTAGATACCAGAATGCCATATGGAAGTTTGTCAGTTGGTTGCGAAGAGCATCTAGACCCAGCTGGAACAGGCTCACTTTATAATGAAGGAGAAGCTGAGATAGTTTTGCAGCATGTCTTTTCCTTAATTTATTCTG GTGTTAGCCCAGCTGCTATTGCAGTGCAATCTCCCTATGTTGCTCAAGTACAACTTTTGAGGGACAGGCTGGATGAGTTTCCAGAAGCCGCAGGCACAGAGGTTGCAACCATTGACAGTTTTCAAGGTCGGGAAGCTGATGCGGTAATTTTATCGATG gttCGATCAAACACATTGGGAGCTGTTGGATTCCTCGGGGATAGCAGAAGAATCAACGTTGCCATCACAAGAGCACGCAAACATGTGGCTTTGGTCTGTGACAGCTCGACTATATGCCACAATACCTTCTTAGCAAGACTTCTTCGTCATATTAGACACTTTGGTAGGGTGAAGCATGCAGAACCAGGTAGTTTTGGAGGATACGGGCTTGGGATGAATCCAATATTACCTTCCATTAATTAG
- the LOC106769966 gene encoding protein BOLA4, chloroplastic/mitochondrial, whose amino-acid sequence MRSQVFSLSANTSFLRQALPLLVKPYKTILSPTALTSASASQSLLCNIPLLTPINLFPSSSLRNFTSRATHVNDAGSVDLPLIQSMHNKIKEQLNAESVTVKDAYGDGRHVSIDVVSTAFEGQSAVNRQRMVYKAIWEELQSVVHAVDQMTTSTPAEAAARSDRG is encoded by the exons ATGCGGTCTCAGGTGTTCTCGCTCTCAGCCAACACCAGCTTTCTGCGCCAAGCTCTTCCACTTCTCGTTAAACCCTACAAAACCATTCTCTCGCCCACTGCTCTCACTTCCGCATCTGCTTCACAATCCCTCCTTTGCAATATTCCACTTCTTACACCCATCAACCTATTCCCTTCCAGTTCTCTTCGCAACTTCACCTCACGAGCCACCCATGTCAACGACGCTGGCTCCGTCGACTTGCCTCTTATTCAGTCCATGCACAACAAG ATAAAGGAACAACTCAATGCAGAATCTGTCACCGTGAAGGATGCTTATGGCGATGGTCGGCATGTTag TATTGATGTGGTATCTACTGCCTTTGAGGGACAATCAGCCGTTAATAGGCAAAGGATGGTCTATAAAGCTATATGGGAGGAGCTTCAGAGTGTAGTCCATGCAGTTGATCAAATGACTACTAGCACTCCTGCTGAAGCAGCCGCAAGAAGTGACAGAGGATAA